The Methanobrevibacter sp. genome contains the following window.
GGTTATCAAAGATTTTCTATTCTTGGTGCAGTCATAATTTCTATTTTTGTTATTATAATGGCATTTATAATTTTATATGAAGCTATTCCTAGATTATTTGCACCAGAAGGTGTTGATGCTGGGGGAATGCTTATAGTAGCGATTGTGGGAATAATGTTTAAATCAATTTCAGTGTATCGTTTACATGATGGTGAAACATTCAATGAAAAAGCAATTTTATTCCATCAGCTTGGTGATGTATTTGAATGGGTGGCTATTTTATTGTTGAGTTTAGTGTTGATGTTTTGGGATGGTGCTCCTTCCTTGGATCCATTTATATCAATTGGTATTGCTTTATGGTTGATATTTAATCTTGGAAGGAATTTGTACAAGTCTTTTGAAGTTTTACTTCAAAAAACTCCTGATCATTTTGATGTTAATAAATTCAAGGAAAGTGTATTGAATATTGATGGTATTGAATCATTTGATGATTTTCATGTTTGGTCACTTGATGGTATTGATTCTGTTTTAACACTAAAGGTTTCAATTGATGATTGGAATAATCAAGAAAGAATTAAGAATGATATTTATGATATTGCATCTAAGTATCATATTGTAGATATTACTATAGAATTTTATTAAAAATATCATATTTTATTCATTTTCATAACTTTTTTTATTTTATTTATTCATTGTACTTTTTTTATTTCTTTTTATTTTTCTATTTATAATACTTATTCATATTATAGATTTATAGTATATATTTTATACATTTTATTTTGATAATGTATGAATATGTGCATTGTATTTGTATATTGTCAAATTTTGTACATTAATAGTTTAATATTGTACATTTATATATTAAGTTTATATATTATAAAGAGTATAATATTGTTATATTAATTAATAATTGTTATATTGTTGAATTAATGGAGAATAAAAATATGGTGGAAAAAGGAACAGACATATTAAAAGAAGGCTTCGCTAAAATGACAAAGGGCGGAGTTATCATGGATGTAGTAAATGCAGAACAAGCAGGAATTGCAGAGGATGCAGGTGCAGTTGCTGTAATGGCACTTGAAAAAGTACCTGCTGATATTCGTGCTGCTGGTGGAGTGGCTAGAATGGCTGATCCGACAATTGTTGAAGAAGTTGTTGATGCAGTATCCATTCCTGTTATGGCAAAAGCAAGAATTGGTCATATCGCAGAAGCTCAAATTTTAGAGACTCTTGGTGTAGATATGATTGATGAAAGTGAAGTACTTACTCCTGCTGATGAAGAATATCATCTTAACAAAAAAGAATTCACTATTCCATTTGTATGTGGTGCACGTAACTTAGGTGAAGCATTAAGAAGAATTGATGAAGGTGCAGCAATGATTCGTACCAAAGGTGAACCTGGTACTGGAAATATTGTAGAAGCTGTACGTCACATGAGAATGGTTATGGGTGAAATTAGAACAATCCAAAAATTGGAAGAAGAAGAGCTTTGGAAATATGCAAGAAGAATTGAAGCTCCAATCGATTTAGTTAAAAAAACAGCAGAGCTTGGAAAATTGCCTGTTGTAAACTTTGCAGCTGGTGGTATTGCAACTCCTGCAGATGCATCTTTAATGATGCAATTAGGTTCAGATGGTATATTTGTAGGTTCAGGAATCTTTAAATCAAATAATCCAGAAGCATTTGCTAAAGCTATTGTTGAAGCAACTGCAAATTATGACAAACCTGAAGTATTGGCTGAAGTGTCTAAAGGATTAGGTCAGGCTATGAAAGGTATTGAAATGTCAACTTTAACTGCAGCTGATAAGATGCAAGATAGGGGAATTTAAATTCCTCTAAATGCAATCTATTATGGTGCTCGTTATTATTGGTCCGGTAACACATGATTTGGTTATTATTGGTGATGAAGAATCAGAAAAGATAGGTGGGGCTACATATTTCCAATCTTTTGTATTTGAAAAATTTTACAAGGATTATTTGGCTATTGTAAATTGTTCTGATGTTAATTTAGTAAATGATTTTCCAAGTAAAGATAAAGTAAACGTAATTCTAAAAGAGGATACTCATTTTTTCATAAATTATTATCCTGATAAAGATGATATGGATTATAGGGAACAGTTAAGTAATTTTGCCAATATCCCAATTTATCCAAATGACTTAAAAGATGTTTTGCCTGATGAAATTGAAGGATTTGTTTTAAATCCACTTAATAAGTATGATTTTCCAATTGGAACAATTGAATATTTAAAAAGTTTCAATGTACCAATTTTTATTTCAGTTCAGGGATTTTTGAGAAGCCCTGGCAATGAAGTAAATGATAATTATGAAATAGAATTAGGTAACTTTAATAAGTTAAATAGTATTTTAGAAGGTGTCTCTTCAATATTTTTAGATGAACATGAAGCAAACATGATAGGTTTGGACTTTGATGTAGATGAGATGATTATAACTAATGGAAGTCATGGTTCTAGAATAATTACTAATAATGATGAGATTAAAATTAATGCCGTTAAATGTAATCATATTGTAGATTCAACAGGTTGTGGGGATACTTATATGGCAGCATATATATCTAAAAGATTGAATAATTATTCAGATAGGCAATCTGGTGAATTCGCTTCTGAAATTGCAAGTAAAAAATTAACAAAATCTGGACATTATTAAAATATGGGTGTTATGATGGTAAAAATAGGAATATTGAATCTGCAAGGAGCCGTTAGTGAACATTATGACATAACACAAAAAGCAGTAAAAAACATGGGAGTTGATGTTGAAGTTGAATCAGTACGCTATGCTGAAGATGTTGAAACATGTGATGGTTTGATTATATCAGGTGGGGAGAGTACTGTAATTGGTAAATTGATACATCAGAGAGGAATTGACGAAGTTATCAAGAATAATGATATTGCAGTATTTGGAACTTGTGCAGGTATGGTTTTGCTTGGTAAAAAAACAGACTTTGATCAACCTCTAATTGGTTTAATGGATATTTCTGTTAAAAGGAATACTTATGGTAGACAAAAAGATTCATTTGAAAGTCCAATAGAAATTTTTGGTAAAGAATATTTGGGTGTATTTATTAGAGCTCCTGCACTTGATGATTATGACCACTCAAAAGAGGATATCAAAGTTTTATCTGTTTTAGATGATGAAATTATAGCTATTCAACAAGGACCTCATTTAGCTATTTCATTCCATCCTGAACTTACTGAGGATACTTTAGTTCATGAGTATTTTATTCGTGGAGTTATAGGCAGAAACTAAATATTTAAAAAATGAGATTTTTTAACATATTTTGTTTTTTAAATATTTTTTACAATTCTTTATTTTTGCTGTTTTGTTATTTGAGTTTTGCAGGATGGTTTTAACGTAATTAAAAACTTATTAATTTAAGTTTATTCGACTTATTTTACCTTATTTTATCTTAAACTAATTTTTTTTAATATCATTTAGAAACTTTTATTAATTAATATTATTATAATTAAATAATGTATTTCTTAATTTTTTAAACACTACAAAGGGTCATCATGTTAAACAAATCATCTAATATAATCGAGAAGGAATTCAAAAATTTACGTAAGGAGCTATTGGATTTAACTTTAAGAAATCAACTTCTTAACTTTAAATCAAGAGCTAAAACCATCACAATAGTAAATCAGACTCCTGTAAATCTTTTTCAGACATTAGTTTTACAAGATAGTAAAATGTATTTTGTAGCTAATAAGAAAGATAAAAAGGAAGATAAATCCTCCGTATGGGATCATATTCCATTTGATTTTTCAAAGTTTTCAGAAGGGGATAAGAAATTAGCTACTGATCTGACTCCAAAAGAGCTTCAAAAAAGATTATATTACATCAATAACCAAGCTAAGACAATGCTTCAAGAGCAAGGTTATAACATTTTATATTTGGCTATAGGTTTTCTAGAATGGACTGATAAAGCAAAGCCAAAACAAAGAAATAATGCTCCTTTAGTGTTAATTCCGGTTGCAATGGAAAGGAAAAAGGTTGGAGAATCATTCAATCTTGAATGGACTGGAGAGGATATTCAAACAAATATTTCACTTAAAGCTAAATTGTTGGAAGCAGGTATTGAGTTTCCTGATTTTGAATTTAAAAAATATGGTGAAGTAATTGATCATTATATTGCCAGTGTCCGTCGTGCAGTAAGCAGAATGGATGGTTGGAAAGTTAATAATAATGTAGCTTTAGGTTTCTTCAGTTTTACAAAATTTGTCATGTACAATGACTTGAATCCAGAAGCTTGGGAAGACAATGTGGATTTGACTAAAAATGAATTAATCCAAGCTATTTTTAATCCTGCTAAAAATGACCATGAAGAATTCAGAGAAGAGGATATTGACTCAAGACTTGAATATCAAAATATGTATCAGGTTTTGGATGCTGATTCATCTCAGATTGCTGCAATTCAGGATGTAAAAGCAGGTCGTAACCTTGTTGTTGAAGGACCTCCTGGAACTGGAAAATCACAGACAATCGTGAATTTAATTGCTGAATTGCTTGCAGAAGGTAAGTCAGTTTTATTTGTATCAGAAAAGATGGCGGCTCTTGATGTTGTAAAAGACAGATTAACTGCTGTTGGTCTTGGTAAATTTGTTCTAGAATTACATTCTCATAAAACAAGAAGGAAAAAATTCCTTAAGGATTTACAAAAGGCTACAAATGTAAGGTCTCAGGAACCATTAAACATTGATCAAACAATTCGTAAATTGGAGACATTACGCCGTCAACTTGATGATTATTCACAAATTATTCATAAACCTGTATTTGCTGTTAATTTATCAGCATTTCAGTTATATGGTATGAAAGAATCTGCTGATGATCATTTTGCATCAAAAAATGTATTGATGCCATTAGTTAGGTTTAACAATCCTGAATCAGTCACTTTAAAAGATTTGGATGATTTGAAAATATCTTTAGAAAACTTAGCTGAATTATATCAAACAATTTCTAAGGAAAATCCTTGGAGCAAATGCTCACCAAAAAGTTTGCTTCCTGCTGACTTAAGGGAAATTGAAATGTTGATTGGGGATTCATTGTATTCTCTTGATAACTTCCTAGTTGAACGTGGAAGGGTTTATGATATTTATGGAATCAAAAAACCAGATACATTGAATGAATTCCAAAATTCACTTTCAGCTTTTGAACTAATTAAATCTCAGAATGCAGAATTGATTGATGGAAGTATCTTGAAATCAGGAGCATGGAATAATAACAATGATGATGCATTTAAATTAATACGGGAGCTCCAAAGGTATCAAAATTATGCTGAAAATTTAAATAAATTTAACCAAAGTATTTTCCAAGTGGATATTGATAGGTTAATCTATGAGTTAAGAAACATTTCAAATAAGAAATTCAGATTCTTCAATAATAAACAGCACATTGAACTTGTTGAAAGATATTATTCTGTTCCTGTTTCTGGAAGTGTCGATGATATCATAAGAGATTTGCAAGAAGCAAAATCCATAATTAAAATCAGAAAAAACATTGAAGCAAATAATGCATTAGGCCAAAAATACTTTGGAGGATATTGGCATTTGAATGCAAATATTAATGACTTAAAAACTATTGCAAATTGGATGCATGAATTTACTGCACTTGTACGTGAAGGAACATTCTCTGAAAATACAATAGAATTGATGAGTAAAGATTTATTTGATATTCAACCTGAAAGAGACCTTGCAGACTATATTGATGCTGGTGAAGAATTTGTCAGAGTATTGTCAAGACTCAAAGACAAATTAAATCCAAGAAGCAAATTAATCTTTAAAAGAGAAACTGGTGATGTTCCATTTGAAGCATGGAAAGAACAGTTGTATAATTGGAGGGGGCAGTTATCAAGCCTTCACTTATGGTCTCAATATTTAAATACCAAAAATTCTTTAAGGTCATCTGATGCTAAGATGTTTGTGGATTCAATCGAGAAAAGAAACATCAAAAAAGAAGATATTGAAGCATTAGTTGATGGAAACTTTGCAGATTCACTATTAAACATATTATTTGTAGAAAATCATGAACTTGCAACATTTGTTGGTGAACTTCATGAAAATAGAATTCGTGAATTCAAAGATTTGGATAAACAAATCTTGGTATTGAATCGTAAAAGGATTTATCAAAGATTAAACAGTAATATTCCAAAAATCTTTGGAGGAACTGAAAATCCACAAGCTAAGATTCTCGCTGGTGAATTCACAAGAAAAAGTGGACATATGCCAGTTAGAAAACTCCTGGAAAAAACTGGTGGGTTGATAAAACAAATTAAACCTTGTTTTATGATGTCTCCTTTATCTATTGCACAATACTTAGATCCAACAAATGAAGAATTGCAATTTGATGTTGTTATTTTCGATGAAGCAAGTCAAGTAAAACCTGAAGATGCATTAGGTGCATTTATGAGAGGTAAAACTGCAGTTGTAATGGGAGATACTCAACAATTACCTCCAACTTCTTTCTTTGACCAAATGTCTGATGCAGAAAGTGATGAAGAGGAAGCAACATCATTAGATATGGAAAGTATTTTACACTTATGTAAATTGTCATTCCCTGTTAAAATGCTTAAATGGCACTACCGTAGTCGCCATGAATCATTAATTACAGTTTCAAATAGGGAATTTTATGATAATGATTTGTTAGTTTATCCTTCACCTTCACATAATGACCCTGAACTTGGTTTGAAATTCCATTACAATCCAAATACGGCATATCACAGAGGATCATCTTCTGCAAACCCTCTTGAAGCTCAGGATGTTGTAGATGAAATTTTCCATCACTTTGAAAAATATGGTGATACAAAAAGTTTAGGTGTTGGAACATTTTCTGTTGCTCAAAAAAATGCAATTTTAGAAGCTTTAGAAGTAAGACGTAAAGAAAGGCCTGAATTTGAACCATTATTCTCAGACAATAAAGAAGAAAGATTCTTTGTTAAAAACCTCGAAACAATCCAAGGTGATGAAAGAGATGTTATCTTAATCAGTGTAGGTTATGGTTATGATCAAGACAGAAAAATGTCCCTCAACTTCGGTCCTTTAAACCAAAATGGTGGTGAAAGAAGGCTTAACGTATTAATTACTCGTGCAAGAGAAAAATGTGTTGTATTTTCAAACTTCAAAGCTTATGATATGAAGTTAACAGCAAATCCACCATATGGTGTAAAATCATTAAAAGAATTTTTAGAATATGCTGAAAACTTAACATTGGGAACAGACAATCAGAATGCATATACAAAAGAACCATTTGAAGATGCAATTGCTAGTTTCTTGGAAGAAAATGGTTATACAGTTGATAGACAAATTGGCTGTGCAGGATTCAGAGTAGACCTTGCAATAGTTGATGATGAAAATCCTGGAAAATATATTTTAGGAATCACAACGGATGGTAAAATGTATTCCTCAAGTAAAGTAGCTCGTGATAGAGATAGATTACGTGAACAATTATTGAATGGACTTGGTTGGAAGCTTTACCACTTATGGTCAACTGATTGGTATAGAAATAGGGATTTAGGGCGTAAAAAATTATTGGATTTCGTTCAAAAATCAATTCGTCAATCACGTGAAGAAGAAAAACGTAGATCTGAAGAGGAGAAAAAATTAGCTGAAAAAAGAAGATTGGAAGCTGAAAAAAAAGCTGAAGAATTGCGTATTGCACGTGAAAAAGAGGAAGCAGAAAGAAAAGCTCAAGAAGAACAGGAATCTCATGATGAAATCAATATTGAAAGTATAGGGCCTGCAGACTTCGTTGAAGTTGAAAAGGTTGATGATGGTGATTTTGATCCTAGTGGATTTAATGAAAGTGATAATGTTGATGATGCTGAATTCTTAGAAAAACCAATTGATGTAAGTTCAATTGATCCGGCTGAATTCTTTGAAGATGAACCTTCAAAAACTACTATTAATGAAGATAATATTATAAAAAATACTCCTTCTGAGTTTGTTAGTGTTGAGTATTCTGATAGTGATGTTGATTTTGAGGATGTTTCTTCTGAGTTTGTTAGTGTTGAGTATTCTGATAGTGATGTTGATTTTGAGGATGTTCCTTCTGAGTTTGTTAATGATGAAATGAGTGAAAACTCTCAAGATATTAAATCTGAGAATGAAACCCAATCAAAAGATGTTGTTGAAGATGATATCAAATTTGAAGCGCAACATGATTCTGAAGATAACTCTGTTGCATTTGATGAGGTTAAATCTGAATTCAATGATAATGCTGAATCTGTCAACAATGATATTGGATTTGAGAAGGATACTTCTCAAGATGAGTCTGCTCAAATGTTTGAAGATGAAGATTATTCTGATGAACCGGAAGGTATTTCTAAAATAATATCTGATAAATTTAAATCATTCTTGAAATCTAATGAAGAAGAAGTAGATGAAAATAATCATTCATTTTTCTCATCTCCTAAATTTACAAAGGATTTGAGTAAAAATTCAGATAGTTCCAGTGAAAAACATGATGAAATAAATAATGAATTTGCATCAAAAGTTAATGATTATATTGATGATGAAATCATAGAAGATACTCCAATTGATTTAGATTCAGGAGAAGATGCATCTTCAAGTTTCAAAACACCTAAATTTAGCAGTAAGGTCGATATTGATTCTGATGATTATATCGTTGTTGATCATAGTAATGATGAAGTTTCTAAATCTACATCTACTAAACATAAAAATGTTAATGTAAAATCTGATGATCATAGTACTGTTCAGGATGAAGAAATCATGTCTTCTTATAGTGATGTTGAAGATGATGAGGTTATAATTGTGGATCATAGCAATGATGAAACTCCTGAAGAAGACTATTTTAAATATAATTTAGATGAAGAAATTGATAAGGATTATGAAAATAAACATTCTGAGGATAAAAAAACTGAAAATATGTCAAATGAAAATATGGATGATGATAAGGTTGATTTAGGTTCTGATGAGGATTATATCTATGTTGACCACAGTCATGATGATGAACGTGTATTGGATGAAGATGATGAGGTTAAATTTGATTTCAGGTCAGATGATGTTCAATATGAAACTGAATTTGATGTGAATGAAAAACCTCAAAGTCAAAAACATCATCACAGAAGAGGAATTAATTTAAGATCACGTATCTCTGATGTTGTCAATGGTGAATCTCATTTTGAACAAGAGGAAGTTGAAACAGTTAGGGGTGAAATAATTGATGAGGATGATTATCAATATAAACCAGCTCCAAGTGATGATTCAGTTGTTGAGGCTGAGATTGTTTATGATGATGAAGAATTGAATATATTTAATGATAATTTATCTAGTGATAATCTTGAAAAACCAACTCCTAAACATGTTTATGATGATGACGAATGGAATATTTTCAATGATGATTTGTCTGATGAAACTCTTGAAAGGCCAACTCCTAAAGATGATTATGTAGATGAACCGGAAGTAATCCTTGAAAAACCTAATCATAGAATGGATTACACTGAAGGAGAGGAATTGAATATTTTCACTGATGAATTGTCTGATTTGAATAAAGATGAAATTAACAAAAAAGCTACAGATATTGTGGGTAGGGCAATGGAAGAATTCCTTGAAGATGTATTTGATAATGATGATGTTGAAAATAATGAAAAAACAGAACCAGAAAATATAATCAAAGAAGAAATCCCTCAAAATGATGAAGTGATTATTGAAGATAAAGAAAGTGAAGAACCTAATGTGAAAGAGCCTTCCAAAAATATTGGGGATGGTGTTACTTATTACCAAGGGTCAAATGATGTAAAAAGTAAACTTAGAAAAAATAATTTCTACTATGAAGAGGAAAGGCCAAAATCTGTCAGAGAATCAATTAAAGGAATCAAAAAGGATATTACATATATTAATAAATCTTTAAAAGAAATTGAAAATCCTACTAAAATTGATTATGTTTCTGTTGTTGATAGGACTGAAGAATATGATCCTATGGATTATTTAAGTAGGCCGAGTGATGATGATTCAG
Protein-coding sequences here:
- a CDS encoding cation diffusion facilitator family transporter, translated to MRIDTHHHHKKAGENLAFVFFMNLAFNIIVIAGGLATNSMAILADCIHDMADTISIAFAWFLENVAQKDSTDKYSYGYQRFSILGAVIISIFVIIMAFIILYEAIPRLFAPEGVDAGGMLIVAIVGIMFKSISVYRLHDGETFNEKAILFHQLGDVFEWVAILLLSLVLMFWDGAPSLDPFISIGIALWLIFNLGRNLYKSFEVLLQKTPDHFDVNKFKESVLNIDGIESFDDFHVWSLDGIDSVLTLKVSIDDWNNQERIKNDIYDIASKYHIVDITIEFY
- the pdxS gene encoding pyridoxal 5'-phosphate synthase lyase subunit PdxS, with amino-acid sequence MVEKGTDILKEGFAKMTKGGVIMDVVNAEQAGIAEDAGAVAVMALEKVPADIRAAGGVARMADPTIVEEVVDAVSIPVMAKARIGHIAEAQILETLGVDMIDESEVLTPADEEYHLNKKEFTIPFVCGARNLGEALRRIDEGAAMIRTKGEPGTGNIVEAVRHMRMVMGEIRTIQKLEEEELWKYARRIEAPIDLVKKTAELGKLPVVNFAAGGIATPADASLMMQLGSDGIFVGSGIFKSNNPEAFAKAIVEATANYDKPEVLAEVSKGLGQAMKGIEMSTLTAADKMQDRGI
- a CDS encoding DUF3320 domain-containing protein → MLNKSSNIIEKEFKNLRKELLDLTLRNQLLNFKSRAKTITIVNQTPVNLFQTLVLQDSKMYFVANKKDKKEDKSSVWDHIPFDFSKFSEGDKKLATDLTPKELQKRLYYINNQAKTMLQEQGYNILYLAIGFLEWTDKAKPKQRNNAPLVLIPVAMERKKVGESFNLEWTGEDIQTNISLKAKLLEAGIEFPDFEFKKYGEVIDHYIASVRRAVSRMDGWKVNNNVALGFFSFTKFVMYNDLNPEAWEDNVDLTKNELIQAIFNPAKNDHEEFREEDIDSRLEYQNMYQVLDADSSQIAAIQDVKAGRNLVVEGPPGTGKSQTIVNLIAELLAEGKSVLFVSEKMAALDVVKDRLTAVGLGKFVLELHSHKTRRKKFLKDLQKATNVRSQEPLNIDQTIRKLETLRRQLDDYSQIIHKPVFAVNLSAFQLYGMKESADDHFASKNVLMPLVRFNNPESVTLKDLDDLKISLENLAELYQTISKENPWSKCSPKSLLPADLREIEMLIGDSLYSLDNFLVERGRVYDIYGIKKPDTLNEFQNSLSAFELIKSQNAELIDGSILKSGAWNNNNDDAFKLIRELQRYQNYAENLNKFNQSIFQVDIDRLIYELRNISNKKFRFFNNKQHIELVERYYSVPVSGSVDDIIRDLQEAKSIIKIRKNIEANNALGQKYFGGYWHLNANINDLKTIANWMHEFTALVREGTFSENTIELMSKDLFDIQPERDLADYIDAGEEFVRVLSRLKDKLNPRSKLIFKRETGDVPFEAWKEQLYNWRGQLSSLHLWSQYLNTKNSLRSSDAKMFVDSIEKRNIKKEDIEALVDGNFADSLLNILFVENHELATFVGELHENRIREFKDLDKQILVLNRKRIYQRLNSNIPKIFGGTENPQAKILAGEFTRKSGHMPVRKLLEKTGGLIKQIKPCFMMSPLSIAQYLDPTNEELQFDVVIFDEASQVKPEDALGAFMRGKTAVVMGDTQQLPPTSFFDQMSDAESDEEEATSLDMESILHLCKLSFPVKMLKWHYRSRHESLITVSNREFYDNDLLVYPSPSHNDPELGLKFHYNPNTAYHRGSSSANPLEAQDVVDEIFHHFEKYGDTKSLGVGTFSVAQKNAILEALEVRRKERPEFEPLFSDNKEERFFVKNLETIQGDERDVILISVGYGYDQDRKMSLNFGPLNQNGGERRLNVLITRAREKCVVFSNFKAYDMKLTANPPYGVKSLKEFLEYAENLTLGTDNQNAYTKEPFEDAIASFLEENGYTVDRQIGCAGFRVDLAIVDDENPGKYILGITTDGKMYSSSKVARDRDRLREQLLNGLGWKLYHLWSTDWYRNRDLGRKKLLDFVQKSIRQSREEEKRRSEEEKKLAEKRRLEAEKKAEELRIAREKEEAERKAQEEQESHDEINIESIGPADFVEVEKVDDGDFDPSGFNESDNVDDAEFLEKPIDVSSIDPAEFFEDEPSKTTINEDNIIKNTPSEFVSVEYSDSDVDFEDVSSEFVSVEYSDSDVDFEDVPSEFVNDEMSENSQDIKSENETQSKDVVEDDIKFEAQHDSEDNSVAFDEVKSEFNDNAESVNNDIGFEKDTSQDESAQMFEDEDYSDEPEGISKIISDKFKSFLKSNEEEVDENNHSFFSSPKFTKDLSKNSDSSSEKHDEINNEFASKVNDYIDDEIIEDTPIDLDSGEDASSSFKTPKFSSKVDIDSDDYIVVDHSNDEVSKSTSTKHKNVNVKSDDHSTVQDEEIMSSYSDVEDDEVIIVDHSNDETPEEDYFKYNLDEEIDKDYENKHSEDKKTENMSNENMDDDKVDLGSDEDYIYVDHSHDDERVLDEDDEVKFDFRSDDVQYETEFDVNEKPQSQKHHHRRGINLRSRISDVVNGESHFEQEEVETVRGEIIDEDDYQYKPAPSDDSVVEAEIVYDDEELNIFNDNLSSDNLEKPTPKHVYDDDEWNIFNDDLSDETLERPTPKDDYVDEPEVILEKPNHRMDYTEGEELNIFTDELSDLNKDEINKKATDIVGRAMEEFLEDVFDNDDVENNEKTEPENIIKEEIPQNDEVIIEDKESEEPNVKEPSKNIGDGVTYYQGSNDVKSKLRKNNFYYEEERPKSVRESIKGIKKDITYINKSLKEIENPTKIDYVSVVDRTEEYDPMDYLSRPSDDDSDKIIEKEEELTFAEQEEIRIEKEMMMDALKKEISEEKEVIVPVHEQKRREDLKDQALEDIILSANEDYKEIERQRRRKDNQFKSFDDNRLPGKRKMEDEIVDYVHIEDIGLHSSDELYRQSIDKVAKSINDIVDIEGPIHVKEVINIVRDSCNIKRAGATLKKRVNEGISEAENSGYIIRIGDFLYDASNNNIVIRKRNKPNIDLISDEEIAKNIETVLLHKQDVTTKQVAKETSRNFGFRSTSKKTAARINSVLDLMIANNKVKLDNDIVELK
- the pdxT gene encoding pyridoxal 5'-phosphate synthase glutaminase subunit PdxT, with the protein product MVKIGILNLQGAVSEHYDITQKAVKNMGVDVEVESVRYAEDVETCDGLIISGGESTVIGKLIHQRGIDEVIKNNDIAVFGTCAGMVLLGKKTDFDQPLIGLMDISVKRNTYGRQKDSFESPIEIFGKEYLGVFIRAPALDDYDHSKEDIKVLSVLDDEIIAIQQGPHLAISFHPELTEDTLVHEYFIRGVIGRN
- a CDS encoding PfkB family carbohydrate kinase — encoded protein: MQSIMVLVIIGPVTHDLVIIGDEESEKIGGATYFQSFVFEKFYKDYLAIVNCSDVNLVNDFPSKDKVNVILKEDTHFFINYYPDKDDMDYREQLSNFANIPIYPNDLKDVLPDEIEGFVLNPLNKYDFPIGTIEYLKSFNVPIFISVQGFLRSPGNEVNDNYEIELGNFNKLNSILEGVSSIFLDEHEANMIGLDFDVDEMIITNGSHGSRIITNNDEIKINAVKCNHIVDSTGCGDTYMAAYISKRLNNYSDRQSGEFASEIASKKLTKSGHY